Below is a genomic region from Phycisphaerae bacterium.
TCCTCGCCATGACCGGAATGCTCAGCCAGGCCGAACTCGCCTCCGCCATGCCCAAGGCCGGCGGAAGCTACTTCTACGTCACCCGAAGCATGGGTCCGGCCGTCGGAACCATCTACGGCCTGATCACCTGGTTCGCCCTTTGCCTCAAAAGCGCCTTCGCCCTCGTCGGCATCGGGGTCTTCAGCGTCCTGATCCTTCCCGTGCCCCCGCTCCTGATCCTGATCCCCTTGACCGTCCTGTTCGTCGCCGTCAACCTCGTCGGCGTCGAACTCGCCGGACGCATCCAGGTGCTCCTGGTCCTCGGAATCCTCGCCACCCTCCTCGTCTTCTCCGGCCTCGGACTGACCGACATCGACGTCAACTCCTTCACCCCCTTCGCCCCCGGCGGACTGCCCATGGTCCTGGCCACCGCCGGCTTCATCTTCGTCTCCTACGGCGGACTGCTCAAGGTCGCCAGCATCGCCGAAGAGGTCAAAGACCCCGGCCGCGACATCCCCCTCGGCTCGATCTTCGCCCTGCTGACCATCGTCCTGCTCTACACCCTCGTGATCTTCGTCACCGTCGGCGTCCTGAGCCCCCAAGCCCTCAACACCGGCGGACCCGACGGAACCCCCACCCTCACCCCCATCTCCGACGCCGCCGGCGAACTGCTCGGCGAGACCGGACGCATCGTCCTGAGCGTCGCCGCCATCCTCGCCTTCCTCACCGCCTCCAATGCCGGCATTATGGCCGCCTCGCGATTCCCCTTGGCCCTCGCCCGTGACGAGATGCTCCCCGAAGCCTTCGGCCGCATCAGCGACCGCTTCAAAACCCCCATGCTCTCCACCCTCGTCACCGGCGTGATGATCCTCGTGGCCCTCTTCCTCGAGATCAACCTGCTCGTCAAGGCCGCCTCCACCGTGCTGATCCTCTCCTTCGCCTTCACCTGCCTGTCCGTCATCATCCTCCGCGAGAGCCGCCTCCAGAACTACCAGCCGCAGTTCAAGGCCCCGCTCTACCCGTGGATGCAGATCGCCGGCGCCATCGGCTTCGTCCTTCTGCTCCTGGGAATCGGACAGGAGGCCCTCCTGACCAGCATCCTGCTGATGGCCGCCGGCCTCTTCGTCTACTGGTTCTACGGCCGCATCCGCGCCACTCGCGAATTCGCCCTCCTCCACCTGATCGAACGGATCACCGCCAAGGAGCTCACCAGCCACCTGCTCGAAACCGAGCTCAAGGAAATCGTCCGCGAACGCGACGTGATCGTCAAAGACCGATTCGACCACATCATCGAGGAGGACCCCGTCCTCGACGTCGACGAACCGGTCACCGCCGACCAGTTCTTCCGTTTGGCCGCCGACGCCCTCGCCCCGAAGCTCGAAGTTCCGCCCGAAGAGTTCTACCGCCTCCTGATCGCCCGCGAACGCGAAAGCTCCACCGTGCTCAGCCCTTTCCTGGCCATCCCGCACATCGTCATCCCCGGCGAGCACAAGTTCGACATTCTCCTGGCCCGCTGCAAACCCGGCATCGCCTTCTCGGATGACGCCTCCCGCGTCCACACCGTCTTCTGCCTCGTCGGCACCCGCGACGAGCGCCCCTTCCACCTCCGCGCCCTGGCCGCCATCGCCGCCATCGTCCAGGACCCCGACTTCGACCGCCGATGGATGGCCGCCAAGACCAAAGAGTCCCTGCGAGACCTCGTCCTTCTGGGCAAACGCAAACGTCAGGAGTGACCCGACGTGCTGGATCGCCTCAAGTCCATCGGCGGCGGCTTCAAAAGGCAACTGGCCTTCTACCGCCGCGTCATCGCCCATCCTCGCACGCCGCGATTCTCCAGATTCCTTCTCGCCGCTGCCGTGGCCTATGCCCTCCTGCCCTTCGACCTGATCCCGGATTTCATTCCCGTCCTGGGCCACCTCGACGACCTGGTGATCATCCCGCTCCTGGTCATCGCCGCCATGCGGCTGGTTCCCGCCGACGTGCTCGAAGAGTGCCGCAATCCGAAGGATTCCTCCTGAGACCGCCATGATCGACCGCGAAGCCCG
It encodes:
- a CDS encoding amino acid permease; protein product: MKLKRELNLLHVFSIASGGMLSAGFFILPGIAHAMTGPAVIVSYVLAGLLAMTGMLSQAELASAMPKAGGSYFYVTRSMGPAVGTIYGLITWFALCLKSAFALVGIGVFSVLILPVPPLLILIPLTVLFVAVNLVGVELAGRIQVLLVLGILATLLVFSGLGLTDIDVNSFTPFAPGGLPMVLATAGFIFVSYGGLLKVASIAEEVKDPGRDIPLGSIFALLTIVLLYTLVIFVTVGVLSPQALNTGGPDGTPTLTPISDAAGELLGETGRIVLSVAAILAFLTASNAGIMAASRFPLALARDEMLPEAFGRISDRFKTPMLSTLVTGVMILVALFLEINLLVKAASTVLILSFAFTCLSVIILRESRLQNYQPQFKAPLYPWMQIAGAIGFVLLLLGIGQEALLTSILLMAAGLFVYWFYGRIRATREFALLHLIERITAKELTSHLLETELKEIVRERDVIVKDRFDHIIEEDPVLDVDEPVTADQFFRLAADALAPKLEVPPEEFYRLLIARERESSTVLSPFLAIPHIVIPGEHKFDILLARCKPGIAFSDDASRVHTVFCLVGTRDERPFHLRALAAIAAIVQDPDFDRRWMAAKTKESLRDLVLLGKRKRQE
- a CDS encoding DUF1232 domain-containing protein, whose protein sequence is MLDRLKSIGGGFKRQLAFYRRVIAHPRTPRFSRFLLAAAVAYALLPFDLIPDFIPVLGHLDDLVIIPLLVIAAMRLVPADVLEECRNPKDSS